A part of Papaver somniferum cultivar HN1 unplaced genomic scaffold, ASM357369v1 unplaced-scaffold_118, whole genome shotgun sequence genomic DNA contains:
- the LOC113330567 gene encoding uncharacterized protein LOC113330567 isoform X1 codes for MFSIRSKLVSMLQTWLLTEPDLELKLGFLRSSVTLKNPHLDITVLNQLIKDSNLYFKDVRVDNLSVQFSSWSIPAFTFEVRGVHVTLTTREIVDGERLHSRRGQSAVSGLSEEKKNFLSIIDPEGTTLHDIIEKISVATPARNQLINSLMNVILKQCHLEMHDIHCEVQFPVSMGSIALFKIEKFSVESSLLNNSSILGSVFRCAFANDRESSLVINANGMEIELKREKHANTVFYSNDVVGHIKLKDLQLLDFEIRAPQLNFAFCPIDLPILLGFDVLLPKVVPCRNGKELWNIAASRICYLTPNTRLSLHQTINLVMLWLCYVQAYGSLLSLVGYYVEKKLEKAAIRVSIDKSFRTCVRHQWKVITETEKKLPVEALARARRVARYRAATHTHHTQSINSEPLIEMQKIFVGIWKILSLFSIIWKTICWILYPVIRFLFVKNGLDPGQETDESFPVISEDFSPQSCFSLVLGKVSVAIHPINAVPRADLDLRSFCMVLDTLFLVYMADNTTQSLSLSCGDLKVNCTHSSINPLTDSNLNKEVNRFSSTEGRRKEKSHESSVVVWSEPAPQFVLPDKLAAESSNSSGNASFVHLESYLKELWSNWKGIRKKLEGSKVHSWGNPFLIFENKNFLMVPGLRKPGYGLSRCYMTMGKFNFELGYSSVMSVAMLVKQFEHTLSWAAISRTRSSSLTPIIRGKPKELRLQEYYESCKNGAKVAMLRVIPERNIQVGVAIAGSTVRILLKDEGLFSSKEQRDTFTQGHGDMLLAIDLENIEFAVWPTQEPNTTEKFSRKEPWLRDTVNENMNANYISELQITLDCCFRMNGLNAYFEDVRENRRSKLIVLKPVVIQSSSCKEYVDSLATNISTLATSLHGIAKGVTILSYMDEIWAIYQVVEYICLRISYDFTSLDSMYGVHAGEVTMETSTPGDDTPNGGSAQVHEVEGAFLMSKSMHLVIDATFDFGPHDIILDNTRKNTGNNMQTNGASSNKNLIISDVPEHGLGAFLQQGRVQISLKDGLVKVLIDLLNIKSIIFKYPSLIEECSRGCGLTDILHLSHNCLYEFSLSDCTISLSVTSHVNALTSGKIDGALPSSVFGSRSPAATNDPSSTNLADESNIQSHVSNKIFEREWSSNTSSLAPSPSYEFLIDVQVGEILMANNSVRNALTEEHQPKILQSSLSIGGDLHAISWTIQGGLIVLETAALAMFLHCFDVYYLYTKNLLPTSGTQSETVQPVEGNLHSESTLSPLLVSDTRTTPPVSKWGFLGILRIILTQFSLILVVVDESGGIWELMLEADCHLNLDFKNSKRKLCFDNSRLSIHSQHLAQSSSADETTNGIQFPHFRSIKAKETSTRSLSGDSTPPGLLYENCPSSPDPDEEFKVEVDVSDYSQIIDANCIVKHVAACLMIENDVAGDEVMWKSDWVGTGSLSGLDFTVSLSEIQMLLSLVAPLSSVPSTESTSSAEQNNLSRSLEPDNASIAIPDGAVVALQDIHQHMYFAVEDLENDYRLTGVIHYSLAKERALFRVKHCSRRSWGMPVSWFTLISLHAKSSSAEALRMNFRRRSSFVDISSTIDDDGSLWKALPYQPDSYEGDTDLEFHRPASKNTFYLVNKKCDYGVAFIDGLPEFVGKPGNPFKLKVLQEFSLIHDASSLSTPLRRPSDAGQGQNTDIGEEESSSQSKDHPYLSIKVDKLSVNIVHSVPDAKDKFPLLQACINNIQFIIQVLSSKVRVISTFTAAILHFDAQTNLWREIVQPVGMCMFYRTKFAPQISELVPQGVPVNFYFRMNQVDVYLTELSLDILLFMVGKLNLAGPYAVKNSMILANCCKVENQTGLNILCRFYDNQHTAIAGKQSALIFLKDMASTKQFPENSSIVSVQLDVPGSFSTSPIHLSLLKAQIFAWRTRVASLKDSRSYPGPFVVVELSKKTEDGLSIIVSPILRIHNETGYSMMLRFQRPQQEEAESASFLLRSGDTVDDCMASVDGMNLSGGSKKALMSLSLGNFLFSIRPEVSECFGNSGESISINWSEDLKGGKAVRLSGVFDKLSYRVKRSLGVESVTHSFGTVRCAINTKGARLTDLHFLVQTIGRDVPVIHPGNVKETADMRTSPVAIQEQKEIFLLPTVHVFNCLQSDIHVLITEIYPVLGTSGGVNHTGKEATIVCGSSACLYGNPAMIYFTVTVTEFSLKCKPVNSGDWVKKLHKQKSNTNYLDIELDFGSGKYFASLRLQRGNRGMLEAAVFTSYSLHNDSDLTLFCFTANQKPLSREEADRLGSSLSPERGTLLPPKSTKSWLLESNKLQLISLEEKASAARLDLDALSRFTELCLEVDEGAGMKVITTLSVSLNPYKANVLVPSQTVSLVPRYVVCNESPVPIIVRQCYLEDVSDGIIAVNSKQRAAINMRSGPNKRRVIGSFDSFLKKHRNANEDSLMYIQFCLDEIGWSWSGPICVASLGRFFLKFRRSLDFPGNQSNTITQQDNKMTEFAVVHVVEEGSTLVLHFHRPPNISLPYRIENSLRDASITYYQKDSSVPENLGSGTSVSYVWDDLSLPHKLVVHIPGMRLSREINMEKVCEWKPLLKVRQQRGLALDFPLDKKPGKQRRNGDGSTELEMPKVGYEVYTDGSTRVLQISEFHDCSDEDKALYPCAKIQFRVSNLIIHLLEQGKQDEDASQQSDYSPLIIARLGNINLDSVYTDRIKYNQITLQSLDVEEKWAGAPFAAMLRRDQLNYSEAKGNIVFIAFTLVPTNSNVKQVNYASIILQPLDLNIDEETLMKLVPFWRTSLSDSTAPSRQFYFKHFEIHPVKIVASFLPGSSDSNYSSAQETLRSLLHSVIKIPAVKNKDVELNGILVTHALVTVRELLIKCAQHYSWYAMRAVYIAKGSPLLPPAFASIFDDSASSSLDVFFDPSSGLINLPGITLGMFKFISKSINKKGFSGTKRYIGDLGKTVKTAGSNVLFAAITEVSDCILRGAEANGFNGMITGFHQGILRLAMEPSLLGTAVMEGGPARKIKLDRSPGVDELYIEGYLQAMLDALYKQEYLRVRVIDNQVILKNLPPSTSLISEIMDRVNSFLMSKGLLKGELPASSRPLRHLRGETEWKIGPTILTLWEHLFVSFTIRMLRNQADKVITGMKQKGKSEEKESMSIVSASVGKPEGKFNLQWGISKFVFSGLLAYIDGRLCRCIPNSIVRRVVSGFLLTFLDKRENK; via the exons ATGTTTTCCATCCGATCAAAGTTAGTATCCATGTTACAAACATGGTTACTAACTGAACCAGACTTAGAACTTAAATTAGGTTTTCTTCGTTCATCCGTAACGCTGAAAAATCCTCATTTGGACATCACAGTTCTTAACCAATTGATTAAGGACTCGAACTTGTATTTCAAAGATGTTAGGGTTGACAATTTGAGTGTTCAATTCTCTTCTTGGTCTATTCCTGCTTTTACATTTGAAGTTCGTGGTGTTCATGTTACATTAACCACAAG GGAAATTGTGGACGGCGAACGTTTACATTCGCGCAGAGGTCAGAGTGCAGTTTCTGGATTAAGTgaggagaagaagaattttttgtcTATCattgatcctgag GGAACTACATTGCATGATATAATCGAAAAGATTTCTGTTGCTACACCTGCAAGAAATCAGCTTATTAATTCGTTGATGAATGTTATACTCAAGCAGTGTCATTTAGAAATGCATGATATTCACTGTGAAGTTCAATTTCCAGTTAGTATGGGTTCCATTGCTTTGTTCAAGATAGAAAAATTTAGCGTGGAATCCTCGCTTCTTAACAATAGTTCTATTTTAGGATCTGTGTTCCGCTGTGCTTTTGCTAACGACAGGGAGAGTTCTTTGGTTATTAATGCTAATGGTATGGAGATTGAACTGAAAAGAGAAAAGCACGCTAATACCGTTTTCTATTCAAATGATGTTGTTGGTCACATTAAGTTGAAAGATCTTCAATTGCTTGACTTTGAAATTCGCGCGCCACAATTGAATTTCGCATTTTGTCCGATTGATCTTCCTATCCTCCTAGGTTTTGATGTTTTACTTCCGAAAGTCGTGCCTTGTAGAAATGGTAAGGAACTATGGAATATTGCTGCAAGCAGAATTTGTTATTTGACGCCAAATACCAGGTTATCCTTGCATCAAACGATTAATCTTGTTATGCTGTGGTTGTGTTATGTCCAAGCATATGGGTCTTTGTTATCATTAGTTGGATATTATGTGGAAAAGAAACTCGAAAAAGCTGCAATTAGGGTGTCTATAGACAAGTCATTTCGCACTTGCGTTAGACATCAATGGAAGGTGATTACTGAGACCGAGAAGAAATTGCCCGTAGAAGCACTTGCACGTGCACGCCGAGTAGCTCGTTACAGGGCAGCAACACATACTCATCATACTCAATCTATTAATTCTGAACCACTTATCGAGATGCAAAAGATATTTGTAGGTATCTGGAAGATTCTTTCATTGTTCTCTATCATTTGGAAAACTATATGCTGGATCCTCTATCCTGTAATACGTTTCTTATTTGTGAAGAATGGGTTGGATCCAGGTCAAGAAACTGATGAGTCATTTCCGGTTATTTCTGAAGATTTCTCACCACAATCTTGCTTCAGTTTAGTACTCGGAAAAGTTTCTGTTGCCATTCACCCCATAAACGCAGTTCCCCGTGCTGACTTGGATTTACGCTCATTCTGTATGGTACTTGATACTCTCTTCTTAGTTTACATGGCAGACAACACCACTCAGTCCTTATCATTGTCTTGTGGGGATTTGAAAGTCAACTGTACACATTCATCTATAAATCCACTTACAGATAGTAATTTGAATAAAGAGGTAAATCGTTTTTCTTCGActgaaggacgaagaaaagagaaGAGCCACGAGTCAAGTGTAGTTGTATGGAGTGAGCCTGCACCACAATTTGTCCTTCCAGACAAATTAGCAGCTGAATCTTCAAATTCTAGCGGCAATGCCTCGTTCGTTCATCTGGAAAGTTATCTAAAAGAATTGTGGTCAAACTGGAAAGGAATTCGCAAAAAACTAGAAGGGAGTAAGGTCCATTCATGGGGAAATCCCTTCCTTATCTTTGAGAATAAAAACTTTCTTATGGTGCCAGGCCTAAGAAAGCCAGGTTATGGGCTTTCAAGGTGTTATATGACTATGGGAAAGTTTAATTTTGAGTTGGGATATTCTTCGGTTATGTCTGTAGCTATGTTGGTTAAGCAGTTCGAACATACTCTTTCTTGGGCTGCTATTAGTAGAACAAGGTCTTCTTCACTCACTCCTATCATCAGGGGAAAGCCAAAAGAATTAAGATTGCAAGAGTACTATGAATCTTGCAAAAATGGAGCGAAAGTAGCGATGCTTAGGGTGATACCTGAGAGAAACATACAAGTTGGAGTAGCTATTGCTGGTTCTACTGTTCGAATATTACTTAAAGATGAAGGGTTATTTAGTTCAAAAGAACAGCGTGATACATTTACTCAAGGTCACGGTGATATGCTGCTGGCAATTGATCTGGAGAATATTGAATTTGCTGTATGGCCAACCCAGGAACCTAATACCACAGAGAAATTTAGCAGGAAGGAGCCTTGGTTGAGAGACACTGTGAACGAAAATATGAATGCCAATTATATATCTGAATTGCAGATTACACTTGATTGTTGCTTCAGGATGAATGGGTTAAATGCTTACTTTGAGGATGTAAGAGAAAACCGAAGATCCAAACTAATTGTCTTAAAACCAGTAGTCATCCAGTCTTCATCCTGCAA GGAGTACGTTGATTCGCTGGCTACAAATATTTCGACTTTAGCAACATCTTTGCATGGAATAGCTAAGGGGGTCACGATTTTATCATATATGGATGAGATATGGGCTATTTATCAG GTGGTTGAATACATATGTTTGAGAATATCATACGATTTCACAAGTCTTGACTCTATGTATGGGGTCCATGCTGGAGAAGTTACAATGGAGACAAGTACACCAGGTGACGACACTCCTAATGGTGGGTCTGCACAAGTACATGAAGTGGAAGGTGCATTCTTGATGTCCAAGAGCATGCATTTGGTAATTGATGCTACTTTTGACTTCGGGCCACATGATATCATTCTGGATAACACCCGGAAAAACACTGGGAACAACATGCAAACCAATGGTGCTTCCAGTAATAAGAACTTAATAATTTCTGATGTTCCTGAGCACGGATTGGGGGCTTTTCTCCAGCAAGGGCGTGTTCAGATTTCCTTAAAAGATGGCCTTGTGAAAGTTCTCATTGATCTACTCAATATCAAGTCCATTATTTTCAAATACCCAAGTCTGATTGAAGAATGCAGTCGTGGATGCGGGCTTACTGATATACTTCATCTATCACATAATTGCTTGTACGAATTTTCCCTTTCTGATTGCACTATTTCCTTATCTGTCACTTCTCATGTGAATGCTTTAACTTCTGGGAAAATCGATGGTGCACTCCCAAGCTCAGTTTTTGGTAGTAGAAGTCCAGCTGCCACAAACGACCCTTCTTCAACCAATCTTGCTGATGAATCAAACATCCAATCCCATGTCTCTAATAAGATTTTTGAACGTGAATGGTCGAGTAATACAAGTAGTCTAGCGCCATCACCGAGTTATGAGTTTCTCATAGATGTGCAAGTTGGTGAGATTCTTATGGCCAATAACTCGGTACGCAATGCTCTTACTGAAGAACATCAACCAAAGATACTTCAGTCATCTCTTTCAATTGGCGGAGATTTACACGCCATCTCATGGACGATTCAG GGTGGTCTCATTGTTCTTGAAACCGCAGCTCTTGCTATGTTTCTGCATTGCTTTGATGTGTACTATCTGTATACCAAGAACCTCTTGCCCACATCTGGAACACAATCTGAAACAGTTCAACCAGTCGAGGGAAACTTGCACAGTGAAAGCACATTGTCCCCACTTTTAGTGTCAGACACAAGAACTACACCACCGGTATCCAAGTGGGGATTTTTGGGGATTCTCAGGATAATACTGACTCAGTTTTCTCTCATACTTGTTGTTGTGGATGAATCTG GGGGGATTTGGGAGCTTATGCTAGAAGCTGACTGCCATTTGAACCTTGATtttaagaattcaaaaagaaaattaTGTTTTGATAATTCACGGTTATCTATCCATTCCCAGCATCTTGCTCAAAGTAGTAGTGCTGATGAAACAACCAATGGCATTCAATTCCCTCATTTTCGGTCTATTAAAGCTAAAGAGACGTCCACCCGCTCTTTATCTGGTGATTCAACACCTCCCGGTTTGCTTTATGAAAATTGCCCAAGCTCTCCAGATCCAGACGAAGAATTTAAGGTTGAAGTTGATGTTTCTGATTACTCCCAGATAATTGATGCAAACTGTATTGTGAAGCATGTAGCTGCTTGCCTGATGATTGAGAATGATGTTGCCGGGGATGAAGTCATGTGGAAGAGTGATTGGGTTGGTACTGGCTCTCTTTCTGGTTTGGACTTCACAGTATCTTTGTCTGAAATACAG ATGCTCCTGTCTCTTGTTGCACCTTTATCTTCGGTCCCCAGCACGGAGTCTACTAGCAGTGCAGAACAAAATAACTTGTCAAGGAGCCTAGAACCAGACAATGCTTCAATTGCAATTCCTGATG GAGCTGTTGTTGCGTTGCAAGATATTCACCAGCACATGTATTTTGCTGTTGAAGATTTGGAAAACGATTACCGTTTGACTGGTGTCATCCACTACTCTCTAGCTAAAGAAAGGGCTCTTTTCAGG GTAAAGCATTGTAGTAGAAGGAGCTGGGGCATGCCAGTTTCATGGTTCACCTTAATATCATTGCACGCTAAAAGCAGCTCAGCTGAAGCGTTACGAATGAACTTCCGTCGGAGATCGAGTTTTGTTGATATCTCTAGCACCATTGATGACGACGGGTCACTATGGAAAGCACTTCCTTATCAGCCCGACAGTTATGAGGGAGACACTGACTTGGAGTTTCACAGGCCAGCTTCTAAAAATACCTTTTACCTTGTTAACAAGAAGTGTGATTATGGTGTTGCTTTCATTGATGGGCTTCCAGAATTTGTGGGAAAACCAGGAAACCCGTTTAAGCTGAAAGTGCTCCAAGAGTTTTCTCTCATACATGATGCTTCGAGTCTGAGTACTCCTTTAAGAAGGCCTTCTGATGCAGGGCAGGGACAGAATACTGATATCGGTGAAGAAGAGTCTTCTAGTCAATCTAAAGACCATCCATATTTAAGCATTAAAGTTGACAAGCTTTCTGTGAATATTGTTCACAGTGTTCCAGATGCAAAGGACAAGTTTCCACTTCTTCAGGCATGCATTAATAATATCCAATTCATCATTCAAGTCCTATCCTCAAAAGTAAGAGTCATTAGTACATTTACTGCTGCGATTCTTCACTTTGATGCTCAGACCAATCTGTG GAGAGAAATTGTTCAACCTGTTGGAATGTGTATGTTCTACCGTACTAAATTTGCACCTCAAATTTCAGAACTTGTCCCACAAGGAGTGCCTGTTAATTTCTATTTTAGAATGAATCAG GTGGATGTATATCTAACTGAGCTTTCTTTGGACATACTTCTGTTTATGGTTGGAAAATTGAACCTTGCTGGTCCTTATGCGGTGAAAAACTCGATGATTTTGGCTAATTGCTGCAAG GTGGAAAACCAAACGGGCTTAAACATCCTTTGTCGTTTTTATGACAATCAACACACAGCAATAGCTGGAAAGCAATCTGCATTAATCTTCCTTAA GGATATGGCATCCACAAAACAGTTCCCAGAAAATTCATCGATTGTGTCGGTCCAGCTTGATGTGCCCGGTTCTTTTTCGACTTCTCCAATACACCTTTCTCTTTTAAAGGCTCAAATTTTTGCCTGGAGAACACGTGTGGCGTCATTAAAAG ATTCAAGATCTTACCCTGGGCCATTTGTTGTGGTTGAACTTTCCAAAAAGACTGAG GATGGATTGTCCATTATAGTTTCTCCGATATTAAGGATTCACAATGAAACTGGATACTCTATGATGTTACGTTTTCAGCGGCCTCAGCAAGAAGAAGCAGAATCCGCTTCATTTTTGTTGAGGAGTGGGGATACAGTTGATGATTGTATGGCATCAGTTGATGGTATGAACTTGAGTGGGGGTTCAAAGAAGGCGTTGATGTCTTTAAGTCTTG gtaatttcttattttctattCGACCTGAAGTAAGTGAATGCTTTGGAAATTCTGgagaatcaatttcaataaattgGTCAGAGGATCTTAAAGGTGGAAAGGCAGTTCGTCTATCTGGAGTATTTGACAAGTTAAGTTACAGAGTCAAGAGATCTTTAGGTGTTGAATCAGTTACACATTCCTTTGGTACTGTACGCTGTGCTATTAACACGAAAGGAGCACGGTTAACTGATCTACATTTCTTGGTTCAAACCATTGGAAGAGATGTACCTGTTATACATCCTGGTAATGTTAAAGAGACGGCAGATATGAGGACATCCCCGGTTGCGATACAAGAGCAGAAGGAAATCTTTCTTCTTCCTACagtccatgtcttcaattgcttgCAATCTGATATACACGTGCTTATAACGGAAATTTATCCGG TTCTAGGTACATCTGGTGGTGTTAACCACACTGGGAAGGAGGCTACTATAGTATGTGGATCAAGTGCATGCTTATATGGAAATCCGGCAATGATATACTTCACAGTTACTGTAACTGAATTTAGTTTAAAGTGCAAACCTGTGAACAGTGGGGATTGGGTAAAGAAGTTACACAAGCAGAAAAGTAACACCAATTATTTGGATATAGAGTTGGATTTTGGTTCAGGAAAATACTTTGCCTCGTTAAGATTACAACGTGGAAACAGGGGCATGTTGGAG GCTGCTGTCTTTACTTCTTACTCGTTGCACAATGACAGTGATCTTACCCTCTTTTGCTTCACAGCCAACCAGAAGCCTTTGTCTAG GGAAGAAGCTGATAGACTGGGCTCGAGCCTTTCTCCGGAGCGTGGTACACTTCTGCCTCCAAAGTCGACCAAGTCATGGTTGTTGGA ATCCAACAAGCTACAacttatttcattggaagaaaaaGCATCTGCAGCGCGGCTAGATTTGGATGCTTTGTCGAGATTTACAGAACTGTGTCTGGAGGTTGATGAAGGAGCTGGAATGAAAGTTATCACCACGTTGAGTGTATCACTAAATCCGTATAAGGCGAATGTTCTCGTGCCATCACAAACAGTATCGCTGGTTCCAAGATATGTTGTTTGCAATGAGTCACCGGTCCCCATTATCGTCCGTCAATGTTATTTGGAG GATGTTAGTGATGGTATCATTGCTGTTAATAGCAAACAGAGAGCAGCTATAAACATGAGGTCTGGACCGAACAAGAGGAGAGTAATCGGATCCTTTGACTCCTTTCTCAAGAAACATAGAAATGCTAACGAGGATTCTCTAATGTATATCCAGTTTTGCCTGGACGAGATTGGATGGAGTTGGTCTGGACCAATATGTGTTGCTTCACTAGGAAGATTCTTTTTGAAGTTTAGAAGATCCTTGGATTTTCCTGGCAATCAATCAAATACAATTACTCAGCAAGATAATAAAATGACAGAGTTTGCAGTGGTACATGTTGTAGAGGAAGGTTCTACTCTAGTTTTGCACTTCCATAGGCCGCCAAATATTAGTTTACCCTATCGTATAGAGAACTCCTTACGCGATGCATCAATAACATATTACCAGAAG GACTCATCAGTCCCAGAGAATCTAGGATCTGGAACTTCTGTCAGTTATGTCTGGGATGACTTGAGTTTACCTCATAAACTGGTAGTCCACATTCCTG GTATGCGCCTCTCCCGTGAAATAAATATGGAGAAGGTTTGTGAATGGAAACCTCTTCTTAAAGTACGTCAGCAGAGAGGATTGGCGTTGGACTTTCCTCTGGATAAGAAACCAGGAAAACAGAGACGAAATGGGGATGGGTCAACTGAGCTTGAGATGCCAAAGGTGGGGTATGAAGTATATACAGATGGCTCTACAAGGGTTCTACAAATATCTGAATTTCACGATTGTTCCGATGAAGATAAAGCACTTTACCCATGTGCAAAGATTCAGTTTAGAGTTTCTAATTTAAtaattcacttacttgagcagGGAAAACAG GATGAAGATGCAAGTCAACAATCAGATTATTCCCCACTGATAATAGCAAGGCTTGGAAATATCAATCTGGATTCAGTATATACCGATCGGATAAAGTATAATCAGATCACATTACAG TCATTGGATGTGGAAGAGAAATGGGCAGGAGCTCCCTTTGCAGCAATGTTACGACGAGATCAATTAAATTACTCGGAAGCAAAAGGAAACATTGTGTTTATTGCTTTTACTCTAGTTCCAACAAATTCCAATGTGAAACAAGTGAATTATGCCTCCATCATTTTGCAG CCTCTTGATTTGAACATTGACGAGGAGACACTAATGAAGCTTGTTCCATTTTGGAGGACATCTCTCAGTGACTCGACGGCTCCCAGCCGACAGTTTTACTTCAAACATTTTGAGATCCATCCAGTTAAG ATTGTGGCAAGCTTTCTCCCTGGGAGTTCAGATTCAAATTATAGCTCTGCTCAAGAGACTCTTAGATCACTATTGCATAGTGTGATAAAG ATCCCAGCTGTAAAAAATAAAGATGTTGAGCTCAATGGTATTTTGGTCACTCATGCTCTTGTAACAGTGCGTGAATTGCTTATTAAGTGTGCACAACATTATTCATG GTATGCTATGAGGGCTGTCTACATTGCAAAGGGAAGCCCGTTGCTACCACCGGCTTTTGCTTCTATTTTTGATGACTCAGCTTCATCCTCTCTCGATGTCTTTTTCGATCCTTCTAGTGGTTTGATCAATCTTCCAGGGATTACTTTGG GTATGTTCAAGTTCATCAGTAAAAGCATCAACAAGAAAGGTTTTTCTGGTACAAAACGCTATATTGGCGATCTTGGCAAAACT GTGAAAACAGCAGGGTCAAATGTTCTCTTTGCTGCTATTACTGAAGTATCAGATTGTATTCTGCGTGGAGCAGAAGCAAATGGTTTTAATGGAATG ATTACGGGCTTTCACCAAGGAATATTGAGATTGGCCATGGAGCCCTCACTGTTAGGGACGGCTGTCATGGAGGGTGGTCCAGCTAGAAAAATTAAACTTGACCGTAGTCCTGGAGTTGACGAG TTATATATTGAAGGATATCTACAAGCTATGTTGGATGCATTGTATAAACAAGAGTATCTCAGAGTCAGAGTCATTGACAACCAA GTTATTCTAAAAAATCTACCTCCAAGCACTTCCCTCATAAGCGAGATTATGGATCGCGTAAATAGTTTTCTCATGAGCAAGGGACTCTTAAAAGGAGAATTACCAGCAAGTTCCCGTCCATTACGCCATCTTCGAGGGGAAACA GAGTGGAAAATTGGACCAACAATTCTGACTTTGTGGGAACACCTGTTTGTGAGTTTTACAATCCGCATGCTTAGGAATCAAGCAGATAAGGTTATAACTGGCATGAAACAGAAAGGAAAGTCAGAGGAGAAAGAAAGTATGTCCATTGTCTCCGCATCAGTAGGAAAGCCAGAGGGGAAGTTTAATCTGCAATGGGGGATCAGTAAGTTTGTGTTTTCGGGTTTGTTAGCATATATTGACGGAAGACTGTGCCGGTGCATTCCAAATTCAATTGTCAGGCGAGTTGTGAGTGGGTTTTTGTTGACTTTTCTCGACAAGAGGGAAAACAAATAG